The Arabidopsis thaliana chromosome 5, partial sequence genomic interval GGTTGGGAGTTAGTCGAAAATCTGGAACAATCTGATGGgtgctacaatgaagactatgatcgctCAGTGAGAGGAACTGGAGGAACTGAGGACAAACAGAGCAAAGATATCAAGACTCTGAATGAAAAGCTAGACAAGCTGGTGTTGGCTCAGCAGAAGCAGATACACTACTTCACTGATGAAGAGCacttccaaatgcaagaaAGGGGGAATGATCAAACTGAAGAGCTGTGCTACATTCAACCAAGGAGGGTTCAACAAGggctacaacaactacaagcccAACCAAAACCTCTCCTACAAAAGCACTAATGTAGCTAacccccaagatcaagtgtatccaccacaacagaatcaGTCTAAGCCATTTGTTCAGTACAACCAAGGTTATGTCCCTAAACAACAGTTTAATGGAGGCTACCAACAGCAGAATCCACTTCCAGGGTtcactcaacaaccacaacaagcccAAGCAGCTCAAAATCCTGAAATTAAGAACCTCattcaacaaatcattcaaGGACAAGCTACTGGCGCTATGGCTTGTGACAAGAAGATAGCTGAATTACACAACAAGATCGATTGTTCTTACAACGATCTAAATGTCAAATTTGAAGCTTTGAATTCCAAAATCAAGTATGTGGAGAGTCAATTTGCATCAACCTCTGCTCTGAAGCATCCTCAACAACTTCCAGGGAAAGTAGTTCAGAACCCTAAGGACTATGCTACTGCAAATGCTATCACCATccaccaagaagatgagtctccACCAAGTCATCAGACTCCCAATACTGAGGACAgtatgattcaagaagggggggattcaactcaaattgctGCACCTGCCACCCAACAATTCATCTGGACTATAGAGCACACACCTTTGCTGAATACTCACCATTCtgaaaaaagttcaaaatagaaaaactcaagaaggatcagaatcaagagatgattagTAGAGTCAGCACTCAGGAAacttacaagaagaaagtcatccaagaaaagcttgatgatcCCGGTTCATTCACTTTGTCATGCTCTCTAGGaccattgacattcaatagGTGCCTTTGTGATTTGCGAGTATTTGTTAGCCTTATGCCTCTCTCTACAGCTAAAAGGCTAAGGATCATGGAATACAAGTTCTACAACTTAGCTTTACTCTTAGCTGATGGTTCTGTTGCACATCCTCATGGTCTAATCGAAAATCTGCCTGGcaagattggaaatgttgagatacctacaaattttgtggtattgggcgtagatgaagaaggcaaggATCCCCTGATCCTAGGCAgaccattcttagcttcagctGGAGCAGTCATAGATGTCATATGTGAAAAAATTGATCTAAACCTTGAAAAAGGTATCAAGATGAGATTTGACATCAGAAAAGCTTCAGGGAAATAAACAACAGGAGGTTAGAGTTTTGGGATTCAGGACATgaatgttgatgaagaagcagaagctgGAACCAAACCAAGATTTAACTATACTTCTCAACTCAGCAAGCTGAAGAGAACTTTTGACCACAAGAAGAAAGCAATAGAAGGGTTAGCTCAGACTGAAGATCCTACAGAAGATGACTggtatgagatgagaaaaaaatttaaatggcaAAGCAGAGTCATAGAGGGATTATCttcaagggtgatgaagctgaaagatcaaCTATGGATGTTTGACAAAATAgtcaataaattttcaatgaGTATTAATccagagaagatggaaactgCATTAGCTATCAAAGAGGACGAAGATTTCACAACAGAATGGTTTGCACCAGAAGATCAGAAAGGAGTTCACTTAGAGGAAAGAAACTTGGAGAGCCAGTTGTTGAGTGAGGAGTGCCTAAACAACCCACCAACCcctctgctgaagaagaacacttgaTTCATGATTTTGTTGCTGAAGAACTCCTAGAGCTCTGGATTGGATATAAAGCTCAGGAGGATACAATTGGAAAGTTAACTCACAAGATGAAAGAGTTAAACAGCACCATTCtggaacttcaagaaatggttaaaggCTACCCCAATTTTTAAATTGAGGATTGGTCAAAGGAGCctggttcagaagaagaagactactctgctgatcagaaagaagcttattttgaagaaaaatcaaatgagtacTCATCCTACCATATGTCAAGAGAGGATGCAGAATATGAttcaaaaactgaaaattcaaCCAGTGAAGATGAGGACTTCTctgttcctctcttcaaccttttttctgACTAAGCTATGTAAGAGTCAAGCTtagtgacttaaaacaagctcaattgggaggaagtcccatgtctatccatgtatataactttctatttttcttgttatttttgatgtttttgtttaagtgatTCAGGTTTATTTCATTGACCATGATGGAGTCAACGGTCGAGTAAATTCAAACCATGTCAAGAAAGATCTCAACCGttgatcgagtagaatgagGAGGAGTGTTTTGAGTCGTTGATTTGAATGACCAAATGAGAGAAGCACCACCACCGTTTGATCGAGTGACTTCTTGAGGTTTATTTTGGTCTGTTTGACCGAATGATCAAGAACAAGGAGCTCTCCACCGTTCGATCAAGAGCTGCGCAATTCAAGAAGATGCTTGATCCTTTACTCGAGCTCTCATTATTTAGAGACCAAAGCATAACTTGCGTGACCCCACTTGTTCCCCCAACACTCCTTTACTCGATGGACAAAGCAATTACCCATGCCCCTCACCATTTACAATCAACTTTTCTATCtcttccaaaaacaaaccaaagaccTGTCTCCTCCACCCATTGAATTCCACAAACCCTCCttgaaactctctctttcatcatctcGTTTTCGAAATTCTctcacaaagctttgaagTCTTCATTCAAAACCCTTCCCCAAACGCTCCCTATCACTCTTTAAGAATCCGTTCCCCTTCACCAATACTTCACCAAAAAGTTACTCGATCACTCCCAAGTCTATCCTCAAACATTCAATCGGTTTCAAGCTCAAAATTTCGTCACCAAAGAAACCGATTCCCTTCCGCTTTGATACCTCTTGGAGAGTTGTTCTTGTTTGCCCTGTTGAAGCTCACCACCAATCTTTatggattcaagaagaaaaagttcaTCTCGAGCTAGAAGATCCTCCGTTGATAACGAAGAGGTTGAGGCGTTTGACATGAGTGGCATGACTGAACGCCAAATTCGCCAAGCTTGCTGTGCTCAAAGATCAAGCTTGATTCAAGGTGGAAGCTCAAGCCGCTTAGCcatgcaaagagaagaagtagctTGGGGAAAGAGGGTCGTTgaggctgaagaagaacaccatGAAGAGGCACCCTTTGAAGAAGCGGTTTCTGATTGAGATCATCGGGGATGATACACCAGCCCCTGTTGGGAGAAGAAACCGaccaaagaggaagagagagccAACCCCGAGCGAGTACTATCAATACTTGAAGAGTTGAAGTTTGAGGGAACTAGATACCGGCATAAGGAAACGATGCAAGAGCTTGGTATTTGTGGTGATGTGGAATACTTGATAGAATTGGCCAATCTTGTAACATTCATGAGCTGCCAATGTGGGGGATATAAAGaggagagctgccaactcctTGCAACCCTCAAGGTTCACTTCTGTGTTGATGattcagagaaagaagagagaggaggcCTTTGTTACAAAACTCCACAATGCATCGCCAACACCCTCTTTCCAAAGAAGGCCACCGGATTTGTTGGTGAAGAGGAGCTATGCATGATAGACCAATCTTTGGTCTTCATTCTGAGTGAGACAAAAGATGGGAGGAAGATGGCGGGTGATAGAGCAGACACTTCGCTGAGTGTTGTTCTTTTGGATCACCTATTGAGCTACAAAGAGTATGTTGCAACTATCCAGGTGCAAGGAGAGCTAAAAGAATCGACCAACCCCGAACTTCATCTTTTAAGCCTCGGGAAGTGATCTCCAAGTTGAGAGAGCCAGGAAGTAGGCATAGACGAGCTTCAACACGCTAGACCAACTACTCGACCGGACAGAACGAGCAAAACCCTCCCGCCTCAACTTCAGCCCCTGCTTATACTCAAGAGAGTATGGACGATTACGTTTCCATGTACTTCACATGACCGCTGAGGTAACACCACCTCAACCATTGTATATACCATAgcatttctatttttctttgtgtgttgtttgtttttatcttgaattctcattcagatttttattacacaatGGACTGTGTAATTTACGATTtggggagggttcaagacatgtttaacattgtattctgttttcttatttcaaattttgcatcatctaaggcatagaaaaaaccatgaaaatttaaatcaatttcagaaaatgatttcacaaaatagAGTGTCATGTAGATTGCATTTCATTTTAGAATTGTATATAGTGTgtttgcatttaggattgctcatttgcataggagataatgatgatttcaaaccgTTAAGCATGTTTTAattcaatgaagtaagttcaatgcccAGGTTGTTAGTTCTATGTTGCATAACTGATTGTTTCTCTGTAATAAGACCTGACCCTGCTTTGAATTTACAACTTGACTATACTGCTTTGATTCGAAACTCGCTTATCTGATGTCATTCcctatctattagaacctgaactgaatttgcaattatcatgtctatgtattgtttgtgaactcatggctaccatatacatacttggattATCTTATTCATTTCACCACCCTCTGTTAATTCAAGTAGTTGACTCTCAtttttagagcagtttcccaTACCCTTAGCCTAGCCttatttcaagccaaagatcatttgtgtgtgattgtgaggtcttttcgattgagcttggtataacgtgttaggtatgagccgacaagagcagtctttcatgtagacctagcccacgctttttgggttagctaggactaggtggagacttgtatttgggattgagattttttatggATTGAATGggaatgagaatgagaatgaaaaaaaaaaaaaaagagaataagagTTTAAAGTTCTTAAGGGGGATACAAAAAGTGttagtctagtaaagggtttggaattTAAAGAAGTTAGGCATTATGATTCAAGGAATAAAACGCCCTCTAtgctaagattagaagaaaagccttaagtttgtcaaagttTAAAACCAAATCCGCTAGACTCTTGAATCGTTTTAAACAAGAACCCCTTAGAATTTGAactaaaaagagaaagaatgagaaaaaggatAGAGTTAGGACATTTATGGGACTGGGATCATCTTCTGAGCTATCATACTAtatatcattgggtagatgggagtcTGTTCTTGTAAGTGTCTGTtggcttttacctttagcattctgctgaagctcaatcttttctctgagagtcccctgttactcgaccaaatCATTAGAGGGACCATTTCTGTCTCTTAGCCTAAGCCCGAAACCAAgtgagttcataaccattgcttgatccactgttcacgcttaatgaatgttaaaggaaattggttgatgtgaatgcttgaatagattaaggcatgttgttaggttgcattgtgacgagtatggctaacgtttttaagtaaggGTCTATCATCTTGCAACCTAGAATTAGCAACCTGGACATTGAGCCCGTTTTATATGCAtgcttcggtttttgaatccccaccttcaaacctctccttcaactgAAGATATTTTGcttgcttgagggcaagcaagagataagtttgggggagttgataacactatattttactcatttaGGCAtgtgtttatcatcatttagcttagtgatcactcattgtttcatatcattttgcatcacatttagcttattttgcacacttaggcatttaggatcatcttgcatacatattgcatgttttggtgtgttttcaggtgcagaaggagcttaCAAGGACTCTACTCGACCCTCTACCCTATCCAACCAGGAGGGAAGCAGCAGAACaatctactcgaccagttcactcgatccaggcagccaCAGAGGAGGCATCAATTCACTCGACCCACTTACTCGATCCAAGTAGCCACAGAGGAAGTAGCAGATCGGTCTACTCGCCCCTCttactcgatcctctactcgacccatttactcgaccaagggcGACCAACTCTACCAGACTTGTTGATCTATCAAAGCatcttcggatcctcctcattccccactcaaccagacatctgagcatacagataggagaggaagaagcatctactcgaccaattgatcactcggagcatggacacaaaggcgcagactttgcagcacccttTACTtgatccccaagatcgagcactcgcccaaaccgcctcaagtctcttgtcttctagtgaatctagggttttcaacattttactataaatagatcactttgaAATTTGTCCAAAGAATCTAGCTTTTAccctttagtttttttttgtgttcttgaatcttcaaaacttaattactcttaatctattttgtttttgcatttagttctttgagtaaaattgtttagtttgtttagatctacattttggtatgattttagtaatatctaggtttgtgttcttagttatgttgcttgagtagtgattagggtaCTTGAGGATGGATCAGATTAGGGTAATCTTTACGTTAGTCAGGTtgttaagattaggttagatcccttctggattcgttgGCCCCTATGCGATTTTTGCTAGCTAATGTGAAATTCGACTATAGACGTCCAACGTCtaaaagacgttcaaatggatgcatgatctacgaattccagaaATTTGTAAGGTATAGACCAAGAGATTGGCTAGTTTgtttattggctttggtagattgttgcttaaaccctgctcttctatgtttcatcaatgagagttgagattaggaagtggtagagttatgggggtctctatcacgagagtggattgacccggttcttgaatctatcgtctagggtatctacctttcacctcttagccacctgatgaaccctagagttgcccttatcaatgaatccattcttaggacttctattcttcttagatttatttgtattcaccccatgattgcacttttatttacctgttatttgcAGGCCTGGGAGTTCGGCTAAACCGGGTTATTCGGGTCggtttgaagaaaatttgttttttttaaaattccacCGAATAGACCCGAATTGAAATTCGGATCGGGTCGGTTCGGAAGTCGGTTTGTTCGGCTCGGTTATTGGCTAAAATTAATGATCCGAACATGAACCGGAATTTTATTTCTTCGGTTAATTCGGTTTCTATTTCGGTTTAgatattagaaagaaaaaaaaattcttttacaAACCCATatccaataaaataaatcattacaaacccaaatcaaagcccaataacaaaaacccaaatcaaaccCAATACAATTAACTAAACCCAAATAAAAGCCCAATACAGTTAATAGCTCAACCCAATACAAATTTTAGGGGTTTGACAAGGATATGAGCTGAACGGCGGCGGCTCCGGTTGTGACGATGACGGTAACAGTGACAGTAACGACGACAGCCGAGACAAACTCCGACCGTCTGATCCGCGACAAACTCCGACCATTCTATTCCAACATTAAGAGAGATACCATTAAACGAGGTtgatggagaaagaagaactgaagaagaatggagatcgtagaggaaaacaaagaagatcaAGATGGATTGAAGGCGGATtgagatgagagagagaggaagatcAAGATGGTAGAGACTAGAAAAGAAGGAAGGAGATGAAGACAGAAGACAGATCGTAGAGAAAGGAGATGAGATTTTTTATCTTTAGGAAATGAAttagatctagggtttttaacttttatagTGTGTCCTCCTAAACCCGAATAAACCGATCGGTAACCGAATACCGAACCGAGTTAACCGAAATCCGAAttccaaaattaatttatacgATCGGTTTATATCTCTTCTCAAACCGGATGCCGAAAACcgaatgttttggtttgatcgGTTCGGTTTGCTCGGTTTTTACCGAACTCCCAGGGCTAGTTATTTATGTcacctgttgattgcatttttagttcttaaatttgttgCATGTTGGTTATATCGACCtaatgatcgagtagggcttttaagttcttatttttgttgttcgaatcctgacctaggattgttactagaaaccaaccatcattataatctggcttgacttagttgcttatgtacacatcttgattgctagcaataacaatggactggattgacaccccctatagctgcatcgacatgttagtgtttaaggagaattgaactgaacctcACTTCAGCATATAAGTAGGCGTAAAAACCTACTTATCAGCTATCCTCTGTATGCGTCTCTACATCGGCGTCTCCCCTACATTTGCGTCTACATCTGACCCATCACCAATCTCaacttcctcatcttcttggtgCTCAACAAGTGCATAACCTCTCTTCCAATCTAACTCAGAGAATACGTAATCACTCTTTAACAAGTGCATaagaacatcatcatcttcttcttcattcgaATCACCAAGAAAACTGATTACCTCAAGATCTTCTTCCTTACCCATGATTTGTTCATAAGAAGGCTGAACAGTAGATAAATACCTCGCACAAACAGGAAACCGATCTGATTTGTCATCGAGCCGAGCATAAGCCTCTTTTAATTCTGACACATATCCCAACAGCCATAGCTGCAATGCCATGGGAAATCCTTTAAGATAAATCTTTGcaagatttttcttcttatcatcATCCTTTACCGACAACACCAGCATGTCAAATGCGTATTTTTTCCCTAGGGGTACGCATAGATATTCTTTTTCGCATTGGCCAAATACTCCTTTAGAATCGAGTATTTTGTAATGCCATTTGGCCGCATGAAGACGGTCAAAATAACAATCAATATAGCAAGTCGTGCCTTGCTTTCCTCATCATCCAAGACCTTCAATTGTGCTATATAATCATCCACCTTTATAGGGGGTTTGTCAGGCAACAAAGGCCAATCACACTCAAAATCTACTGggacttcatcttcttttatcCAGCATGGTAATCCCGTGACAAGATGAAACTCAGTCAATGAGAATCTCATCGGCTTGTTGTTGATGCAAAACCAAATCCCGTCTTCCCTTGACGACACAAGTTGTCTTACTACCAGAAAGCGAACCAACTGACCAGAAAAACCCAAGCCATTAGGTCCTTTTTGATTACCACCTGCTTTTCTTAAACCCGCTTTGATGATTGGGCCAAGAAAAGTAGTTTCCAGCCTACTGAATAACGAGTTAGAGAGGATTTCTTTAATAATCTTCAAGTaactaaattttgaatgattgTTGATTGATCCCAATATCTTGCAATCTTCTTCCCCGTATCTAGTAGTAGGCAATGTAATCTTAGATTGAGCCACTAGATTGTGTTTAGACATTATGCACCTgccaaaatcatcattacacAATATAGtgtataaaaatcatataaagcACACTTTCTATGAGAGATTTATGAAGCAACAGTAAAGCCAACGAGATTTAACAACACTCAAGTCAAACACTTCACCTTCACTTTACTATCATTTCTAAAGTAGAGACACTCAAAGTTACAACCTGTAATATAATCTACATGATACTTCATCAACGATCTCTGTCACATCACTACCGATGTTCTGTTCTAGATAATGTCTCAAGTAGTTGCTTATTAACACTAGTGCTAGAGGACAGAAATAACAAAACCGAAATTTCTCAAAGTGAACTTTATTTTCATTCTTTAATCTCGTTCTAATCAGTCTTACACTCTTAgctacacataaaaaaaacatcaaaaactacCTTTCTCAAAAACCCATAGAAACTGATCCAAAGTGGCAATGGCAATCTTAagatgaccaaaaaaagaagagacatTTATGAAACAAATCCTAATACTTACGCAACAAATCACAAGGAACAAGAAGACATATTTATGAAACAACTGTAAAGCCAAGGAGACTTAACGTTCACACAACACTCAAACACTTCACTCACTTCACTTTCACTTTACAATCAAATTCACACAAAAGCAAACTCGATTCACAACAACCCATAAAACTTAGAGTCAATCACGAATTCAAGCATTCCACAAGTAAGATGCCAACACGTGCAAAAGCAAAATCGATTCACATCAACCTAGAAAACTTAtttacaagttacaacaatTCGACAGTTCACGAAGCTAAGCTTATTGATAGAAACCCagaaaagcaaaatcaatttacaaaGTATACATGCTATAACTTACTCCAAGGGACTTGACAGCAAAGATCCCTCGAGAACAGCGCTTGAGGTGAGGGAAGAACGATGAGCAAACCCAGACTAAAGAGAAGCCGAAAGGACTGAAGCTCGAAACCCTaatatttgaagaagaaggagagaagagatcgactgattttcttttatataccCATTGGGTACCCAATACCAATTAAACAAGACCCAAATAAAATGGTTACTAATTATACCCAACCCAttttaaacccaaaattttttttctgtgtataGACTAAACCCATAAATGATGGTCTTGGATAtcccttctttttttatataacaaaaactaatttttgtgGGAAAAATCACGAAAATTAAATCAACTTAATTATATCTTctgaaaaaaatacacaaactTTTAGCGTTGCCAAAACAATACacaaactagttttttttttcaaacacaaaTTATTTCTTGTTGCTAGGATAATACACGAACTTTTAAACGTTAGATGTTTCATACACGGACATTAACAGAATTAATAACAACATTaattttggaataaaatattaatatttaaataaagttttatatttttctcaaaaaaatccgaaaaatcccaaaaatttataaaaactacaaaaatgaaaaaaataaattaaatttatgtaattatttatacttttGGTAATAAAAGTAATGAATTTAGAGTAATAAATggtcaaattttgtaatttattaaaaataatattaaattagttttctcgtaaaatagaaaaacgaaattgaaaaaaaaattcactcaCGTTTGATGCAATAACTTGCACtcataataaaaaatgagTGGAACTGaaattatgaattatttttacCACTTTTTCATGAGAGAAAACCTTATAATAAAACGGATGAGTGGAAGTTGATGCATCATCAAACGCACTAGTAGATTAAGGTACCTTGGACACTGGCAGCTTCCCATTTCCGTGGATATTCGTGGCTATATAGATGGATCAACTGTATGAGCCCAAAAACCGAATTGAAAAACAAGTACGAATTTTATTAagataacaataacaataaaattacattaacAGTAATTAAGGATAGAAAGTAAATCACGGAGGCAAGATATGATATCTTTTTCCTTAATTCAATAAATCGGCTGTAAGTGCTTTTTGGACATCACGATTTTTGAATCCCAGGATACAACCGATCACGAACTAATACCCGAGCACACAAGTATTAGACTCAAGCGAACTAGATCTATGATATACTCTCAAACCTATTAAACTAAGAACTTacttttaagaagcaagagagagagaggagagaatttagaatttaaagtgttttgtgtttgagagCTTGAGAAATAATGATAGGCTTGatctctttatataataaaggGGGATAGGATTTGTGAGAATATTTTCAGGATATGCATGGTATATTTTGAGACTATCATGAGAATATTCTGAGACTATCCTATCCTCAGAATATTTTGAGACTATCCTGAGAATATTTCCATAAGATTCAACTCATCAAGCCCAATAACTCACAAGCATGACGGTCCACAAGCCCGACAGCCCTTGAGCCGATGACGGGACGTCCCGACAACAGGCAGCCCGACTCAGCccggtttggttcggttcggtcCGGTTTGGCCCAAGTGTCCCACTTTACACCCTTATTTCTCATTCAATACAACTCCGTTTTTGACGTATGAGTATACCATTTTGTATTACTCTTTACCAGCTTTCCAATGCACTAATGACCCAACAATTCCGTTTAGCCGGAATTCGGCCGAAAAGTCACCGGAAAACAATTTATGTCAAAAAAGTTCCAACAATCCCCCACATGAATAGAAAT includes:
- a CDS encoding hypothetical protein (DUF1985) (CONTAINS InterPro DOMAIN/s: Domain of unknown function DUF1985 (InterPro:IPR015410); BEST Arabidopsis thaliana protein match is: Domain of unknown function (DUF1985) (TAIR:AT1G31150.1); Has 102 Blast hits to 102 proteins in 6 species: Archae - 0; Bacteria - 0; Metazoa - 0; Fungi - 0; Plants - 102; Viruses - 0; Other Eukaryotes - 0 (source: NCBI BLink).), which translates into the protein MSKHNLVAQSKITLPTTRYGEEDCKILGSINNHSKFSYLKIIKEILSNSLFSRLETTFLGPIIKAGLRKAGGNQKGPNGLGFSGQLVRFLVVRQLVSSREDGIWFCINNKPMRFSLTEFHLVTGLPCWIKEDEVPVDFECDWPLLPDKPPIKVDDYIAQLKVLDDEESKARLAILIVILTVFMRPNGITKYSILKEYLANAKKNIYAYP